A single Chanos chanos chromosome 8, fChaCha1.1, whole genome shotgun sequence DNA region contains:
- the ccdc14 gene encoding coiled-coil domain-containing protein 14, with amino-acid sequence MARQGFPKHKVVSSGRLTSSARGQINKRKVSGRHTAPLEPAYSLYSTDSEDQVTVVNKGLDRCAALLNCILEAEKTENKPSSSKVTKAVSSKPKSKLSAGKNEAEKERHGKKSSVVAHPTKRPAPVQKTILSSRSYPGFQKQSCCHGNQSPAAGPALVSNGPAFHDATPEPVLALVQTAPLACPLPGASGSLPSSGPQTATVFNSRLTTSTPALSPQRPGSVHTEPNSGSSNGQMHHLTQHWATLTTGAPSAPNAIITTTVSAGQYETTASVAPPVQPLSTFTAPSPLQQAFTPSGGQGVLEFSNPHLSTSPVGTHGPSVPFRQPPQPLAGAPFTAQEPQVPVVFPQPAPNGPYMSCSGAQDQMASSGESSEDSAGSTSEEEDHDGVDTMPVRDTSCQTSADHQKVFQHKTKSTSPEKTARKVMTVKYLLGELKTLVANQDSEAVRLISEVEQSISLLPAMVGSTNIQAEIALALQPLRSENVQLRRRLRILNQQLMERERAERQARTEDFNLELVSLQSLNHTLQTQLQEMRKELEETQLENKRLEQALKDTDGNLQQSREHFELETHRIRMDVSEALAEMRNCQNQLEISEKEKVALSLTIQQREAEITRLHEVIRNLQGGSAPVLTNPLVAKEIHSTSTTTQLTKHVLNKHESEQKGQEAPDQVTESIKAYLQTLNGREQDSPPHRLSPSRSSGESYRPAEGRDSSRSTVGTTGKTGQIDAGIEIQRPAPLGTAFVPLRETVRELPSRGESQSDSPVRREGLAGQLGLQYLSRALDKLSVSNGLPSQTSKVVTSRLRRADGRPTNGVCQPQHARRCLEMGKTPAYAERASFLDSSLSACDIGSLASDWSVNSWSTFNTRDEQDFRNGLAALDASIASLQKTIKADLKR; translated from the exons ATGGCCAGGCAAGGATTTCCTAAACACAAG GTAGTCTCATCGGGGAGGCTGACAAGCTCTGCGCGAGGACAGATCAATAAGAGAAA GGTCTCAGGAAGACATACAGCGCCCCTCGAGCCCGCTTATTCTCTTTATTCTACCGACTCAGAGGATCAG GTGACAGTCGTCAACAAAGGCTTAGACCGCTGTGCGGCGCTACTCAATTGTATTCTTGAAGCTGAAAAAACAG AGAACAAGCCGTCTTCCTCTAAAGTCACAAAGGCTGTGTCTTCCAAACCCAAATCCAAGCTGTCAGCTGGAAAGAATgaggcagaaaaggagagacatgGAAAGAAATCGAGTGTAGTTGCTCACCCAACCAAAAGACCAG CTCCCGTCCAGAAGACCATCCTGTCCTCCCGGTCTTATCCTGGGTTTCAAAAGCAGTCGTGTTGTCATGGCAATCAGTCTCCAGCTGCAGGTCCAGCTTTGGTCTCCAATGGCCCAGCCTTCCATGATGCAACCCCAGAACCAGTCCTGGCCCTCGTACAGACAGCTCCTCTGGCCTGCCCACTCCCTGGGGCTTCAGGCAGCCTACCGTCTTCAG GACCGCAGACCGctactgtgtttaacagtcgTCTGACCACCTCTACCCCTGCACTCAGCCCTCAGAGACCTGGCTCTGTCCACACTGAACCA AACAGTGGAAGCTCTAATGGACAGATGCACCACTTAACCCAACACTGGGCTACACTAACCACAGGGGCACCATCAGCACCAAATGCCATCATAACCACCACAGTTTCTGCAGGTCAATATGAAACTACAGCCTCTGTGGCACCACCCGTCCAGCCACTGTCCACATTCACCGCACCATCGCCTCTTCAACAGGCATTCACACCGTCAGGTGGACAGGGTGTGCTCGAATTCTCCAACCCACACCTCAGTACCTCTCCTGTGGGAACCCATGGACCTAGTGTCCCCTTTCGTCAACCACCTCAGCCTTTGGCTGGCGCTCCATTCACAGCTCAGGAACCTCAGGTTCCTGTCGTCTTTCCCCAGCCTGCACCAAATGGGCCTTACATGTCTTGTTCCGGTGCCCAGGATCAGATGGCCTCTTCTGGAGAGAGCTCGGAGGACAGCGCAGGCAGTACCAGCGAGGAGGAGGACCACGATGGAGTGGATACCATGCCGGTCAGAGATACCAGCTGCCAGACCAGCGCAGACCATCAAAAAGTGTTCCAGCACAAGACCAAATCCACCAGCCCAGAGAAAACAGCCAGGAAGGTCATGACCGTGAAATACCTGCTTGGAGAGCTGAAGACTCTGGTCGCTAACCAAG ACAGCGAAGCAGTGAGACTGATCTCAGAGGTTGAACAGAGCATCTCTTTGCTTCCTGCTATGGTAGGCAGCACTAACATCCAAGCTGAAATTGCTCTGGCTCTTCAACCGCTCAGGAGCGAGAATGTGCAGCTACGCAG GCGTCTAAGGATACTTAATCAGCAGTtgatggagcgagagagagctgagagacaaGCCAGAACTGAGGACTTTAACCTTGAAT TGGTCTCTCTGCAGTCACTAAACCATACGCTCCAGACTCAGCTACAGGAGATGCGTAAAGAACTTGAGGAGACGCAGCTGGAGAACAAGAGACTAGAGCAAGCTCTGAAGGACACAGACGGTAACCTGCAGCAGAGCAGGGAGCACTTTGAATTAGAGACCCACCGCATACGGATGG ATGTGAGTGAGGCACTCGCAGAGATGAGAAATTGTCAGAACCAGCTGGAGAtctcagaaaaagagaaggttGCATTGTCTCTTACCATCCagcagagggaggcagagatcACTCGCTTGCACGAGGTCATCCG AAATCTTCAGGGAGGCTCTGCTCCAGTTCTGACAAACCCTCTTGTTGCAAAAGAGATTCACTCAACCAGTACAACCACCCAACTCACGAAGCATGTTCTCAACAAGCATGAAAGTGAACAGAAGGGGCAGGAAGCACCAGACCAGGTCACAGAATCCATAAAGGCTTACCTCCAGACTCTAAACGGGAGAGAACAAGACTCTCCCCCTCACAGACTGTCTCCTTCAAGGAGTAGTGGGGAGAGCTATAGACCGGCCGAGGGGAGGGACAGTTCACGCTCGACCGTGGGTACGACTGGTAAAACGGGCCAGATCGACGCTGGGATCGAGATTCAGAGACCGGCACCGCTGGGAACGGCCTTCGTCCCTCTGAGAGAGACCGTGAGGGAGCTGCCCTCCCGTGGCGAATCGCAGAGCGACTCTCCTGTTCGGAGAGAAGGTTTGGCGGGACAGTTAGGGCTCCAGTATTTGAGTCGCGCCCTTGAtaaactctctgtctcaaaTGGGCTCCCGTCCCAAACGTCGAAAGTCGTCA CTTCGCGGCTCAGACGGGCCGACGGGAGACCAACCAATGGCGTCTGCCAACCTCAGCACGCCCGGAGGTGTCTGGAAATGGGCAAAACGCCAGCGTACGCAGAGCGAGCCTCTTTCCtcgacagctctctctctgcctgcgaTATCGGATCCCTGGCCTCTGATTGGAGTGTAAACTCCTGGTCCACGTTCAACACTAGAGATGAGCAAGATTTTCGCAATGGACTGGCGGCGCTAGACGCCAGCATAGCCAGCCTGCAGAAAACCATTAAAGCCGACCTGAAGAGATGA
- the mtrf1 gene encoding peptide chain release factor 1, mitochondrial: MILPPCDFLTKTPVQEKLLYYAFSASNSKLSQAGYHTKSGDILRNEAVQRYIQRLLEEYKQLGKRLQNGFLNDADRRVLNRRQADLSFVANAFQSTENAFKDLAEVQALIQNTTESNAEDKQMLELLKEEQDEITKKIEILKKKLIQTLVPSDANDSSNVILEVAAGRTTGGDICQQFTREMFDMYQGFASYKNWHFDIFNYTPAEYGGLHHAAVRISGESVYRWLKFEGGTHRVQRIPEVGLSSRMQRIHTGTMTVIVLPQPDDVDIHLDPKDLRIDTFRSKGPGGQSVNTTDSAVRIVHLPTGTVAECQQSRSQLQNKETAMRVLKARLYQSTVGRQTEERHVARKQQVGTRSQSERIRTYNFSQDRVTDHRTGYVTRDIKEFMRGGEALEELISELQEHGEREALLELAENSSPRRSEPRQSEE; encoded by the exons ATGATTTTGCCTCCATGTGACTTCCTCACTAAAACACCGGTACAGGAGAAACTGTTGTATTATG CATTTTCTGCCAGTAACAGCAAGTTGTCACAGGCAGGTTATCATACCAAAAGTGGGGATATCCTACGGAATGAGGCAGTACAAAGATACATACAGCGCTTACTGGAAGAATATAAACAACTTGGAAAAAGGTTACAAAACGGGTTCCTCAATGACGCGGACAGAAGAGTGTTGAACCGCAGACAAGCGGACCTGTCATTTGTGGCAAACGCTTTTCAGAGCACCGAGAATGCCTTTAAGGATCTGGCCGAAGTGCAGGCTCTTATCCAGA ATACTACAGAGAGCAACGCCGAAGATAAACAGATGCTTGAGCTACTGAAAGAAGAACAGGACGAGATAacgaaaaaaatagaaatactgaagaaaaaa TTGATACAGACACTGGTACCGAGTGACGCAAACGACAGTAGTAATGTCATTCTTGAGGTAGCAGCAGGAAGAACTACAGGAG GTGATATCTGCCAACAGTTTACTCGAGAGATGTTTGACATGTACCAGGGTTTTGCCAGCTACAAAAACTGGCACTTTGATATCTTCAATTATACTCCAGCTGAATATG GCGGGCTCCACCACGCTGCCGTGAGGATCTCGGGAGAGAGCGTGTATCGCTGGTTGAAGTTTGAGGGGGGGACGCACCGGGTCCAGAGGATCCCTGAGGTCGGACTGTCGTCCCGAATGCAGCGCATTCACACTGGAACCATGACGGTCATAGTGTTACCACAGCCTGATGAT GTTGACATTCATTTAGATCCTAAAGACTTGAGAATAGACACTTTCAGATCAAAGGGACCAGGGGGGCAGAGTGTAAACACCACAGACAGCGCTGTGAGGATAGTTCACCTGCCCACAG GCACGGTGGCTGAATGCCAGCAGTCCCGATCTCAGCTCCAGAACAAGGAAACGGCCATGCGTGTTCTCAAAGCCAGACTGTACCAAAGCACCGTGGGTCgccagacagaggagagacacgTAGCACGGAAACAACag GTGGGTACTCGTTCGCAGTCGGAGAGGATTCGGACGTATAACTTCAGTCAGGACAGAGTCACCGATCACCGGACTGGCTACGTGACTCGTGACATAAAG gagTTTATGAGGGGAGGCGAGGCTCTGGAGGAGCTCATCTCTGAATTGCAGGAGcacggagagagggaggcctTACTGGAGCTGGCGGAGAACAGCTCCCCGAGGAGATCTGAGCCAAGACAATCAGAGGAGTAA
- the wbp4 gene encoding WW domain-binding protein 4, whose amino-acid sequence MADYWKSQPRKFCQYCKCWIADNKPSIEFHERGKNHKENVAAKIEEIKKKSIDKAKKEERMSKEFAAMEEAALKAYQEDMKRLQAESGMSETPVKSQSKTRKPEVEVTTDTDSNDQSDAWVEGTTDDGQIYYYNVLTGESQWDKPDGFQGDTPVSAQSQTFSGSAWMEAVSPDGYTYYYNTETGESSWEKPADFDPQEEPGPPGEAEEQGDPSPPKPEALSGGEDSSDASKGAAETEEVKQPRVPKISFRKRKEEATQPSETDKEKKEGDEEGDENKEKEDDPVSAAPPEAAKEDEIPAKKPRKTNPYGEWEQIVQEEDPYENVDLQLPQVDNAAAAAATTSDLPPEPKPKFKERTITSLGVEGSEGATFRKRKTENGKSRSIRQRGKDD is encoded by the exons AT GGCGGATTACTGGAAGTCACAGCCAAGGAAATTCTGCCAGTACTGCAAATGTTGGATAGCAGACAATAAACCA AGTATTGAGTTCCATGAGAGGGGGAAGAATCACAAAGAAAATGTGGCGGCTAAAATTGAAGAG aTTAAAAAGAAGAGCATTGACAAGGCTAAGAAGGAGGAACGCATGTCTAAGGAGTTTGCAGCCATGGAGGAGGCTGCGCTGAAAGCCTATCAGGAGGACATGAAGAGACTACAGGCAGAATCAG GTATGTCAGAGACTCCAGTTAAATCTCAGAGTAAAACAAGGAAACCTGAGGTGGAGGTTACCACGGACACTGACAGCAACGACCAATCAGATGCCTGGGTGGAAGGAACAACAGATGATGGACAGATTTACTACTACAACGTTTTGACTGGAG aATCCCAGTGGGATAAACCAGATGGGTTCCAGGGTGATACCCCAGTCTCTGCTCAGAGTCAG aCTTTCTCAGGCAGTGCATGGATGGAAGCAGTGAGCCCTGATGGATACACTTACTAttataacacagagacaggag AGTCCAGCTGGGAAAAGCCAGCAGACTTCGATCCGCAAGAGGAACCAGGCCCTCCCGGAGAGGCCGAGGAACAGGGGGACCCCTCTCCGCCCAAACCGGAGGCGCTGTCCGGGGGAGAGGACAGTTCAGACGCCTCCAAAGGAGCTGCGGAAACAGAGGAGGTTAAACAGCCTCGAGTCCCCAAAATCAGCTTCAGG aaaagaaaagaagaggcaACACAGccctcagagacagacaaagagaagaaagagggagatgaagaggggGATGAAAACAAGGAAAAGGAAGATGATCCAGTTTCCGCTGCACCTCCTGAAGCTGCAAAGGAGGATGAAATTCCAGCGAAAAAACCTAGAAAGACGAATCCGTACGGAGAATGGGAGCAGATCGTACAGGAGGAAGATCCCTA CGAGAATGTGGATCTGCAGCTTCCTCAGGTGGACAACGCGGCCGCCGCCGCCGCCACGACCTCCGACCTGCCCCCGGAGCCTAAGCCTAAGTTTAAGGAGCGCACCATCACCTCGCTCGGAGTCGAGGGGAGCGAGGGGGCCACGTTCCGGAAGAGGAAGACGGAAAACGGAAAATCGAGGAGCATccgacagagagggaaagatgacTGA
- the LOC115819228 gene encoding SLAIN motif-containing protein 1-like, which produces MEAAVLNPQMMTDVNCNGGAMNAELEVKKLQELVRKLERQNEQLRTRANAVSGCSSPHILSSPACLHGNSIGAAGYCLPSPVPTLSCQSVLEEYCSLDGPFPYFQPHTAADHAEETDDESRCSMEPTVLDEVEILDLDSIFPCDGESDETWLYVSPKSCLWSDGGVSPLQWSRQVFDHPRPEVEAARRSLCQRLDSVQRWRGVFSNPSSPALSHSRIVGVSPLCSSSPTSKSCSTPPPNPPAAERPASFIPSSLHSSLLPTLPGKDCSPLAERSPTFLYHPANRSRSLKRTPFSPQSSLDSELSASELEDDSIALGYKLQDLTDVQVMARLQEESLRQDYATTSTSAVNRRSASFSFQFGQRGSEPDLEEEEEDEEDYGQLPPPQPRLTRAGPLQRGLSHSHTFTSIRDWRRSTSTPSTPSAPQYPSALPFHPQASPTSPGYSSEQGGLKTSSGEYENKLRRSMPNLVRAPSMPNVPSPAKHAGSPTSIRNSLSFDSSSGLARLQSSIPSPGQLQNRVQSVGNFPVSTRQPLKATAYVSPTVKGPATMTTSTSLQSLSSSGIPLPSKPSGTQTPGRSSLPRPASFIGTGSTPRSKLAQPMRSMLTSPKSLATLSTLRDGSWKDGCY; this is translated from the exons ATGGAGGCCGCAGTCTTAAACCCTCAAATGATGACGGATGTCAATTGCAACGGCGGTGCCATGAACGCGGAGTTAGAGGTGAAAAAACTGCAGGAGCTGGTCAGAAAACTGGAGAGACAAAATGAACAGCTAAGGACTCGGGCTAATGCTGTGAGCGGTTGCAGCAGTCCTCACATATTGTCTTCTCCCGCTTGCCTTCATGGAAATTCTATCGGTGCTGCAGGCTACTGCCTTCCAAGCCCCGTGCCGACTCTCTCGTGTCAATCAGTTCTGGAGGAGTATTGTTCCTTGGATGGACCCTTTCCGTATTTCCAGCCTCACACAGCCGCTGATCATGCTGAAGAGACGGACGACGAGTCCCGCTGCTCAATGGAGCCCACTGTTTTGGATGAGGTTGAAATTCTAGACCTAGATAGCATTTTCCCATGCGATGGGGAATCAGATGAGACCTG GTTGTATGTGTCTCCTAAATCCTGCTTGTGGTCGGATGGAGGTGTAAGTCCGCTGCAGTGGTCTAGGCAGGTGTTTGATCATCCACGACCAGAGGTGGAGGCGGCCAGAAGGTCCCTCTGTCAAAGGTTGGATTCAG tcCAAAGATGGAGGGGTGTGTTTTCAAACCCCTCTTCTCCTGCCCTCTCCCACAGCCGTATAGTTGGAGtctcccctctctgctcctcttctccCACGTCCAAATCCTGCTCCACACCCCCTCCTAATCCTCCTGCTGCAGAGAgaccag CTTCATTTATACCCTCAtccctccattcctctctcctcccgACCCTACCTGGGAAGGACTGCTCTCCTCTCGCTGAGAGATCTCCTACTTTCCTCTATCACCCAGCCAATCGCA GTCGGAGTCTGAAACGAACCCCTTTCAGCCCTCAGTCGTCTCTTGACAGCGAACTGAGTGCTTCCGAATTGGAGGACGACTCCATCGCCTTGGGTTACAAACTCCAGGACCTCACAGATGTCCAAGTGATGGCTAGACTCCAAGAGGAGA GTCTCCGTCAGGACTACGCAACCACCTCCACCTCAGCCGTCAACCGACGCAGTGCCAGCTTCTCCTTCCAGTTTGGTCAGCGAGGGAGCGAACCtgacctggaggaggaggaagaggacgaggaAGATTACGGACAGTTACCTCCTCCTCAGCCGCGCCTGACCAGGGCCGGACCGCTGCAGCGCGGGTTATCCCACTCGCACACCTTCACCAGCATCAGAGACTGGAGGCGGAGtacctccaccccctccacaccctctgccccccagtaCCCCTCTGCCTTGCCGTTTCATCCCCAGGCTAGTCCCACCAGCCCTGGTTACAGCAGTGAGCAGGGTGGCCTCAAGACCAGCTCAG GCGAATACGAGA ATAAACTGAGGAGGAGCATGCCCAACCTGGTGAGAGCTCCCAGCATGCCAAACGTGCCAAGTCCAGCCAAACATGCGGGTTCCCCTACGTCCATCCGAAACAGTCTGAGTTTCGACTCGTCCAGTGGACTGGCTCGACTGCAATCCTCCA TCCCGTCTCCAGGTCAGCTTCAGAATCGAGTCCAAAGTGTTGGAAACTTCCCGGTGTCGACAAGGCAACCTCTCAAAGCCACTGCTTACGTAAGCCCGACTGTAAAGGGTCCCGCTACCATGACGACGTCGACCAGTTTACAGTCGCTTTCCAGCAGTGGGATCCCTCTTCCCAGTAAACCCAGTGGTACACAGACTCCTGGTCGAAGCAGCCTGCCACGTCCCGCCTCCTTCATAGGGACAGGCTCCACCCCTCGGAGCAAACTGGCCCAACCAATgcgcag TATGCTTACATCCCCAAAGAGCTTAGCAACGCTTAGCACGCTACGCGACGGGAGCTGGAAAGATGGTTGTTACTAA